Genomic window (Arachis hypogaea cultivar Tifrunner chromosome 13, arahy.Tifrunner.gnm2.J5K5, whole genome shotgun sequence):
tcgtcaaatgttaataaaaattaattaattttgtgatactttattttgtaatttttgaaaatttaaaacccTCGCAAACTATAGTTTTTGTTGGAAATAATGGTTTTAAACTCTATAGATTATAAATAAAATTGTCACAAAATGatcattttattaatatttcactgaatttttaacaaaaaattcgtattatcttaaaagaataatattagaGATGAAGCATTTCTTTTTTAATAAGAGATAcaacaatgctagggaaccaactCTATATAAGTAAATAAGCTAACTGGTAATCGGATGTTGCTACTAATAGGCACACGATAATTTTGGATATAATTTCTATGTTTCATGTGTTacgcattaataaaacataattaattatatggaatCAACTAATGAATGATCAAAGCATCTGTTATGTGATTCTCTCCTAACACTAACgtggtcaacaataatttaacaaacaaattaaattataaattaataaaactaattataattaattatgttgttccattcttggctgattattagttggttccatatacttttcctaagAGATAACATCGTTTTTCGTAAAAATAAACTAGTACTAAATTcagtaaattaaatatttactcttaaaaaattgtagctatattttttagtattttttaatctaATACTTGAATTGAGGatcattatgaaaaaataaatttaccgTCAAGTCTAATCAACATAATTAACGTTTAacgtttttcaaattttttaacaatttaattaatattaattaaatataaaaaagctGGGTTATGTTTGTATGCTGCTCTCTGTATATAGAAAGGAACAGATGATggtaaataaagaaagaaaaatatataatagcaACATTTATTATATTACTAGATCCATATATAGTATAGATCAGTGAACCATATTACATACGATATGAAACCTACACCCTTTTATTTCTTACAACTTAACCGAGTTGCTACATATATATTATAAGTGATGCAGTGTAAAATTAAAGGATAGAAGAAATATGATGGAATAATGAGGAGGATGGGAGGATTAGGCAGCGTTGACGGCGATTTTCATGCCGGACTCGCAGTGGCCGGGAAAGTTGCAGATGAAGTAGTTCTGTCCCCTGACAAGCCTGATCTGATCTTTCCCCGATCTGTACACTTTGGCTCCTCGCGGTGTCCTGCAGCTATCATACCCTCCTCTGTTCACTGCCACCACATTGTGTGCTCTTGGGTTGTAACTGAATACTACACAACCAcgattttgttaattaaataacgggttatgctacgtgtactatcaaaaatttttatcaaacgattttgattttaaaaacaaaaacgtTCAACATAAAATTTGTTCTATTCGAGTACGCACTCTTAATTAAATAtgtcaaattatctaataattcttACCGAGAGTGTCGCCGGCTCTAAAGCGCTTTCCTCTGGGCCAGCCGACGGTATTGAAGGTCCAACCAGCTGCATCTCCAACGGTGTACGTGGCAGCATCAGCCATCTCGACCACCATCAAGCACAATACAAGTGCCACCATTATTGCACTGCCTCTTCCCACTGCACCCatgttattaattaataacacCTAGGTAACTTGAAAACTTAGTTCTAGAGAATActatagatatagatagatatTTGACAAGCGTTTCAGTGTGCATTTTGGAATGAAGAATCATGTAAGGTTTTATAAGTGAGGATTTAGGACTCTGTCTTTAGCTTGGTGGGTAGGTGGTTGGATAGAGGATGGTAAATACCATTGCAGGCCCCCCTAAATCCgttcatttttttattgttattaattaacatcagaatttatctttgaaaaaggctattgtttaatttatgtttaatatatattctctgtacttttattatatattttgaatttcgAATGTGTTAATTCAgtgactaatttttaatataaattttttttaaatgtattgatacattgatgtttcagtaatttttaattattgattttaattataaaaaatatatataattaaaattaataattaaaatttattaaaatatcagTATACTGATatatttaaaagtattatttatatatttttaatgaactaaataataattttgtttttttagagaaaaaaagattttagaatgaGCTAGATACATTAGATACATGAAATCTAGAAACGGTGGTTGAAACTTGAAATAACATTATTTCTTCTGTCTCCCTTTCTACAGTTAGACATTGACCAAGAGACACATGGTGATGTAGGCAGATAACAGAGTCAACGCTGATGCATGCTTTGGATCAACATTACATTACAAAAAAACTGTGTTGTGTGGTGCTTAATTTTTCAActatatgatataaaaataaaaggtGAAATAATCCACTTCTATCTCTTTTGATTATGTGTTAGACACCGTATAATTTCCCTTAAAAATATTAAAGGAAGAGCAATAAACATAGATTGCAGGCCCTCATTAAGGGGCAGAAAATCTGGAATTCTTGTAACAAACACATTCAGTATGCAACACTTCCTTTGGTATTATAAACATTCAGTATTCAATATTATTTTGTATGTGTTGGCAATTCCCTGAGCTATTGTGAGCTTGACATCACATTTTACTTCCATTGCAAACAACTTTCGCATCATATCAAAGTAAGTGTTTAAGATTCTTTATACTTGaccaaaaaaaattactttatacCAAGTCTTCGTTTTGGAGATCTACAAAATTTTACTATACGGCGGTATAAGATGCCATGATAGTGGTCAAAGTTACTAAACCATACTATTAGTGTGTATATAACTATATGGTATATAGTAGTGGATTAATGAATTGGTTTGTTTAGTACACAACTTTAATTAGTGGCATGTCATGAAATTTTGAGTAATGCCTAACCCATTAATTTCCCGACATACAAATATAAATaccaattattattttttaagaattgTGTGCCAACCACCCACCAGGCCTCTCTTCAGGCCCATCCCTTTaatcccccccccctttttttctcaaaaaa
Coding sequences:
- the LOC112792137 gene encoding basic blue protein: MGAVGRGSAIMVALVLCLMVVEMADAATYTVGDAAGWTFNTVGWPRGKRFRAGDTLVFSYNPRAHNVVAVNRGGYDSCRTPRGAKVYRSGKDQIRLVRGQNYFICNFPGHCESGMKIAVNAA